In Marinobacterium sp. LSUCC0821, the DNA window TTGAAGAACGTTTAGCAACCACGCCCATCTAGTACTCCCAAAATTTACTTATCTATAAACGAAAAAAATCTACGCGCCTCAACTGAAGCGCGTAGAAGTTGTAATGTAGCAGAAACGGTGCTTTTAGTGTACGTCTTTCCAATATTCTTTCTTCAGCGCGAATGCTACGAAGAAGAATAGGAATAGGAAAATAAGTACTTTAGTACCAAGACTTTCAGATTCAGCACGAGATGGCTCAGCCACGTAAGCCATGTAGTTCACGAGATCGTATACAACCTTATCGAACTCAGCTGGGTCAAGTGCGCCCGTACCCTTATCAACCGAAAGACAACCCGCTTTCTGTAAACCTGTCAGAGGATCGATGTCACCCGCTGTTCCCTTATGAAGAAGCTCTTCATGCGAACAACGAAGTGAAACCTTACCCTGAAGGTCTTCAAGAACGTTTGGCATACCAACGTCTTTGAACACAGCGTTGTTTACACCCCATGGACGCGAAGAGTCTTTGTAGAAACTGCGTAGGTACGTGTAAACCCAGTCTGCGCCACGAAGACGAGTTTCAAGAGTTAGATCTGGTGGTGGGTTACCGAAGAAAACTTTTGCATCAGCCGCTGGCATTGCAATAGTCATCTGTTCACCGATCTTCTTATCACCAAAGATAAGATTCTCTTCAACTAGGTTTGCTGGAATACCGATATCCGTAGCTGAACGCTCGTAACGCTGGTATTGAGCTGAGTGACAACCCATACAACGGTTCACGAATGTCGCCATACCACGCTGCAATGAAGCAGTGTTAGTGCGGTCCAACTCGATATGATCTAGAGGCATAGCTGCACCACCTGCTGCAAAAACAACAGACGGTACCAGTGCCAAAACGATAGCAATCAATGACTTTTTCATTAGCCTGTCACCCTTTCTGGAACTGGTTTAGTTTTCTCCATGCGTGTGTACCATGGCATCAACAGGAAGAATGCAAAGTAGAGCGCAGTACAGATCTGCGCCACAAGCGTACGACCTGGAGTTGCTGGAATAGCACCAAGCACACCAAGAATCACGAAACAGATCGCGAATACAAGCAACCAAACTTTAGACAACCAGCCTTTGTAGCGGATTGACTTAACTGGACTACGATCTAGCCAAGGCAGTACGAATAGGATTGCAATTGCCGCACCCATTGCTACTACACCCCAAAACTTAGCATCAAGACCAAATAGCGGGAATGTGATCGCACGAAGAATCGCGTAGAACGGCGTGAAGTACCATACCGGAGCGATGTGATCTGGTGTTTTCAGCGGGTTCGCAGGTTCAAAGTTTGGCTTCTCTAGGAAGTAACCACCACCCTCTGGGAAGAAGAATACAATCGTACAGAAGACAAAGAAGAAGACCACAACACCAACAATGTCTTTAACAGTGTAGTAAGGGTGGAATGGGATACCATCGAGTGGAATACCGTTCTCATCTTTCTTATCTTTGATCTCAACGCCATCTGGGTTGTTTGAACCCACTTCGTGAAGCGCGATGATGTGGAGAACCACAAGACCTAGAATCACGATAGGTAGCGCAACAACGTGCAGTGCAAAGAAACGGTTTAGCGTAATACCAGAGATCAGGAAGTCACCACGAATCCACTGCTGCAGATCTGGACCAATCACCGGAATTGCGCCGAAAAGCGATACAATTACCTGCGCACCCCAGTATGACATCTGCCCCCATGGAAGTAGGTATCCCATGAACGCTTCAGCCATTAGAGCTAGGTAAATTGTCATACCGAAAAGCCATACAAGCTCGCGCGGCTTACGGTACGAGCCGTACATCATGCCACGGAACATATGCAGGTAGACAACCACGAAGAAGGCAGATGCACCGGTAGAGTGTAGGTAGCGAAGTAGCCAGCCATACTCAACATCACGCATGATGTATTCAACAGATGCGAACGCACCCTCTGCAGATGGGTTGTAGCTCATTGTTAGCCAGATACCTGTTACGATCTGGTTAACCAGAACAAGTAGCGCTAGTGAGCCAAAGAAGTACCAAAAGTTAAAGTTTTTTGGTGCGTAGTATTTAGCAAGGTGATCGTCCCACATAGCGGTCGCTGGGAAACGATCATCGATCCAACCCATGAAACCTGGGTTACCCTTATTGCGTGAACCAGCCATTATGCAGTCTCCGTATCTACGCCGATAACAAGCGTGTTGTCGTCATCGTATTTGTGAGGCGGAATCACCAAGTTAGTTGGTGCAGGAACGCCTTTGAACACACGACCAGAAAGGTCGAAACGAGAACCGTGACATGGACAGAAGAAACCACCCAACCAATCAGCACCTAGATCTTCTGGAGCCACTTCTGGACGGTAAGATGGCGAACATCCCAAGTGAGTACAGATACCAACCATAACCATAAACTCTGGACGCAATGAGCGTGCAGCGCTTGATGGCACGTAATCCGGCTGCTGAGGTTTCTCAGAGCTTGGATCCGCTAGGCGATCGCTAAGTTTTTCTAGATTTGCCAGCGCTTCCGCAGTACGACGTACAACCCATACAGGTTTACCACGCCACTCTACGATCATCTGCTGACCAGGCTCGAGCTTACTGATATCCGCTTTTACAGGTGCGCCAGCAGCTTTTGCTTTTGCACTCGGATTCCAGGAAGCGACGAAAGGAACGGCTACTCCGACTGTACCCACTGCACCCATTGCAGATGTGGCACCAATCAGAAGCTTACGCCGGCCTTTATTCACGCCGTCATTGCTCATCAACTACTCTCCCTAATATCGCCCTTCAGAGGGATCACCTCATCGAGACGGAGCGAAATGAAACAGAACTTCCGTTTACGAAGGGTCTAAATCAATACAATTTAGCCCAGGTAATTGGCGCAGAATGATAAAGAAATAGCCCTATTTTTTCAATGTAGATAAGCTGATCTGAAGCAGCTAATAGTCTTACTTACTGTGAATTTACGATACCAATATCTCATAACGATATAACAAAAAAGCCCAGACTCTTTCGAGGCTGGGCTTTCTTTTGCTGCAATGCAGCGAAACGGATTAACGTTTCGAGAACTGTGGACGTTTACGTGCTTTACGTAGACCCACTTTCTTACGCTCAACTTCACGAGCGTCGCGAGTAACGAAACCAGCCTGACGTAGTGAAGGACGTAGAGTCTCATCGTACTCCATAAGAGCGCGAGTGATACCGTGACGAATCGCACCAGCCTGACCGAAGCCACCGCCGCCAGTTACAGTCACGTATACATCGAACTTCTCAGCAGTTTCAGTCAACTGAAGTGGCTGCATAACGATCATACGTGCAGTTTCACGACCGAAGTACTGCTCAAGAGTACGGTTGTTAATTGAGATAGAACCAGTGCCTGGACGTAGGAATACGCGAGCAGTGGAAGTTTTGCGACGGCCAGTGCCGTAGTACTGAGTAGAAGCCATTATTCGCTTTCCCCTTAGATAGTCAGTTCTTTAGGCTGCTGAGCAGTGTGCGGGTGGTTAGCACCAGCGTACACTTTCAGTTTGCCGTACATCGCGCGGCCTAGCGGGCCTTTTGGAAGCATGCCTTTAACAGCTAGCTCAATAGTGCGCTCAGGGAAAGTTTCGACCATCTTCTGGAAGTTAGCTTCCTTAAGACCGCCTGGGAAACCTGTGTGACGGTAGTACATTTTGTCGTTACGCTTGTTACCAGTTACAGCAACTTT includes these proteins:
- a CDS encoding cytochrome c1 is translated as MKKSLIAIVLALVPSVVFAAGGAAMPLDHIELDRTNTASLQRGMATFVNRCMGCHSAQYQRYERSATDIGIPANLVEENLIFGDKKIGEQMTIAMPAADAKVFFGNPPPDLTLETRLRGADWVYTYLRSFYKDSSRPWGVNNAVFKDVGMPNVLEDLQGKVSLRCSHEELLHKGTAGDIDPLTGLQKAGCLSVDKGTGALDPAEFDKVVYDLVNYMAYVAEPSRAESESLGTKVLIFLFLFFFVAFALKKEYWKDVH
- a CDS encoding cytochrome bc complex cytochrome b subunit, with the protein product MAGSRNKGNPGFMGWIDDRFPATAMWDDHLAKYYAPKNFNFWYFFGSLALLVLVNQIVTGIWLTMSYNPSAEGAFASVEYIMRDVEYGWLLRYLHSTGASAFFVVVYLHMFRGMMYGSYRKPRELVWLFGMTIYLALMAEAFMGYLLPWGQMSYWGAQVIVSLFGAIPVIGPDLQQWIRGDFLISGITLNRFFALHVVALPIVILGLVVLHIIALHEVGSNNPDGVEIKDKKDENGIPLDGIPFHPYYTVKDIVGVVVFFFVFCTIVFFFPEGGGYFLEKPNFEPANPLKTPDHIAPVWYFTPFYAILRAITFPLFGLDAKFWGVVAMGAAIAILFVLPWLDRSPVKSIRYKGWLSKVWLLVFAICFVILGVLGAIPATPGRTLVAQICTALYFAFFLLMPWYTRMEKTKPVPERVTG
- the petA gene encoding ubiquinol-cytochrome c reductase iron-sulfur subunit produces the protein MSNDGVNKGRRKLLIGATSAMGAVGTVGVAVPFVASWNPSAKAKAAGAPVKADISKLEPGQQMIVEWRGKPVWVVRRTAEALANLEKLSDRLADPSSEKPQQPDYVPSSAARSLRPEFMVMVGICTHLGCSPSYRPEVAPEDLGADWLGGFFCPCHGSRFDLSGRVFKGVPAPTNLVIPPHKYDDDNTLVIGVDTETA
- the rpsI gene encoding 30S ribosomal protein S9 — translated: MASTQYYGTGRRKTSTARVFLRPGTGSISINNRTLEQYFGRETARMIVMQPLQLTETAEKFDVYVTVTGGGGFGQAGAIRHGITRALMEYDETLRPSLRQAGFVTRDAREVERKKVGLRKARKRPQFSKR
- the rplM gene encoding 50S ribosomal protein L13, giving the protein MSYTVSAKPAEVKRDWYVVDAEGKTLGRLATEIARRLRGKHKPEYTPHVDTGDYIVVVNAEKVAVTGNKRNDKMYYRHTGFPGGLKEANFQKMVETFPERTIELAVKGMLPKGPLGRAMYGKLKVYAGANHPHTAQQPKELTI